One window of the Deltaproteobacteria bacterium genome contains the following:
- a CDS encoding nicotinate-nucleotide adenylyltransferase, translated as MSGNGAPEGPIYEVGFIHGRFQILHMDHMKYLLAGKALCRHLVVGITNPDPTLIREDTSDPNRSCGEANPLTYYERQVLIQESLTEAGIDCREFTIVPFPVNLPELYFCYVPKDAVFFVSIYDDWGRKKRDTFIRLGLRTHVLWEVAPEQKGLSGSDIRRAIVKNQPWEHLVPPAVARLLKRWNLSGRLQSLRA; from the coding sequence ATGTCAGGGAATGGTGCCCCTGAAGGACCCATTTATGAAGTGGGATTCATTCACGGCCGCTTCCAGATACTTCATATGGACCATATGAAGTATCTTCTTGCGGGGAAGGCCCTGTGTCGGCATCTGGTTGTGGGTATCACCAACCCTGACCCGACTTTAATCCGAGAAGACACGTCCGACCCGAACCGCAGTTGTGGAGAGGCCAACCCGTTAACCTACTATGAACGTCAAGTGCTGATCCAGGAGAGCCTGACTGAAGCAGGGATAGATTGCCGGGAATTCACCATCGTTCCCTTCCCCGTCAACCTTCCGGAGCTCTATTTCTGCTATGTTCCGAAAGATGCGGTGTTTTTTGTCTCGATTTATGACGACTGGGGTCGGAAAAAGCGGGACACCTTCATTCGTCTCGGTCTGCGGACCCATGTTCTGTGGGAGGTGGCTCCAGAGCAGAAAGGACTCAGTGGATCGGATATCCGCCGGGCCATCGTTAAAAATCAGCCTTGGGAGCACCTTGTGCCACCTGCGGTCGCCCGGCTCTTAAAACGCTGGAACCTTTCTGGACGGCTGCAAAGCCTGCGGGCTTAA